A genome region from Lytechinus pictus isolate F3 Inbred chromosome 14, Lp3.0, whole genome shotgun sequence includes the following:
- the LOC129276388 gene encoding rap1 GTPase-activating protein 1-like, whose product MVTSSSLNGSLSAVGDISPSPSCSSIPFPLQLEFDDSNQMYRKYFLGKEHFNYFAQDEDLGPLVLSVKHETIGTEDALRVVLRSKAGTIHDLLAVSTLGDSPIPARIAKTLCDSITTERYQPVLFPKGSELIVSYDEHSFVNKFKFGIVYQCFGQSTEEEMFGNRNSSPALDEFLEMLGDKVELKNFSGFRGGLDVNHGQTGTHSIYCKYHNNEIMFHVSTMLPYTEGDAQQLQRKRHIGNDIVAIIFQEENTPFIPDMIASNFLHAYIVVQAIQANSEETKYKVTITARNNVPPFGPILPAPSIYKKGSELKEFLLCKLLNAEHSCYKAQKFASIQARTRSALLDHLYHDLMSKNEDIFCAVAGDDIISPLQSSQGKGDYSPGGNSRLLKSFKNAFRGRTTSLESTGSSGTLPKNVNGNTLFAGTEGLSRPPVDQADSTSPATKQRSNSRSSQRSVQSFGSADKKEPKKKRDSVLSRSSHSSESINGSQESHKSSSNSLNSSPDINASSQQQRIYTRVSPSNSLDSFNSDEDAQLHHESHDHHDDSDTGMGSMSSSNKPSPMNPCICPEGKCSAAADIEANLGQQLEAMRQEIMRLSTEKKELLQQNVTWQQDLKKLKERELKHMAELTVANKELHRIKDHHRKVEDRLQKSLSTDASNC is encoded by the exons GAGCATTTTAACTACTTTGCGCAAGATGAGGACCTTGGTCCATTGGTGTTGTCAGTGAAGCATGAAACGATAGGCACTGAGGATGCATTGAGAGTGGTACTCAGGTCTAAAGCCGGTACTATCCATGATCTTCTCGCTGTCTCAACGCTTGGAGACTCACCGATACCGGCAAGAATCGCAAAG ACGCTGTGTGACAGTATTACAACAGAAAGATATCAACCAGTACTTTTTCCAAAG GGTTCCGAGCTGATTGTAAGCTACGATGAACACTCCTTCGTCAACAAGTTTAAGTTTGGTATAGTCTACCAGTGCTTTGGCCAATCAACGGAGGAGGAGATGTTTGGTAATAGGAACTCAAGCCCCGCCCTCGATGAGTTCCTAGAGATGCTAGGAGATAAGGTGGAGCTCAAAAATTTCTCAGG TTTTCGAGGAGGTCTAGATGTAAATCACGGCCAAACCGGCACTCATTCCATTTATTGCAAGTACCACAATAATGAAATCATGTTCCATGTTTCCACCATGCTTCCCTATACAGAAGGAGATGCACAACAG CTCCAAAGGAAGAGACACATTGGTAACGACATTGTAGCGATCATCTTCCAGGAGGAGAATACGCCATTCATTCCTGATATGATTGCATCAAACTTCCTTCATGCGTACATCGTCGTACAAGCCATCCAGGCTAACTCAGAAGAAACCAAATATAAG GTAACGATAACAGCAAGGAACAATGTTCCACCCTTCGGTCCAATCTTGCCAGCTCCTTCAATCTACAAGAAAGGTTCTGAACTGAAGGAGTTCTTACTCTGTAAGCTTCTCAATGCAGAACACTCCTGTTACAAGGCTCAGAAGTTTGCCAGTATCCAAGCTAGAACAAGAAGTGCTTTACTAGATCATCTCTACCATGATCTCATGTCAAAGAATGAAGACATCTTTTGTGCTGTAGCAG gagATGACATCATCTCACCTCTCCAGTCGAGTCAGGGTAAGGGAGACTATTCACCGGGAGGTAACAGCAGACTACTCAAGAGCTTCAAGAACGCCTTTAGAGGGCGCACTACATCTCTGGAGAGCACAGGGTCATCAGGGACGCTACCCAAGAATGTCAATGGGAATACATTGTTTGCCGGAACGGAGGGGTTGTCAAGGCCGCCTGTAGATCAAGCTGATAGCACAAGCCCAGCT ACTAAGCAGAGATCAAACAGCAGGTCATCACAAAGATCGGTCCAAAGCTTTGGAAGCGCAGACAAGAAAGaaccaaagaaaaaaag GGACAGTGTCCTCAGTCGATCCTCCCATTCATCAGAGAGTATTAACGGTAGCCAAGAGTCTCATAAGTCTTCCTCTAACTCACTCAACAGTTCACCTGATATCAATGCTAGCTCACAACAACAAAG GATATACACCAGAGTATCACCTAGTAATTCATTGGATAGCTTCAATAGTGATGAAGATGCCCAGCTACACCACGAGTCACATGATCACCATGACGATTCAGATACAGGAATG GGGAGTATGTCATCAAGCAACAAGCCCAGTCCAATGAATCCATGTATTTGTCCCGAAGGCAAATGCTCAGCTGCTGCTGATATTGAAG CGAACTTAGGTCAGCAGCTAGAAGCTATGAGGCAAGAGATCATGAGATTATCAACAGAAAAGAAAGAACTCTTACAACAAAATGTG ACTTGGCAACAAGATCTAAAGAAGCTAAAGGAACGAGAACTGAAGCACATGGCTGAGCTTACGGTGGCAAACAAAGAGCTTCATAGAATTAAAGATCACCATCGTAAGGTGGAAGACAGACTTCAGAAGTCACTCTCAACAGATGCATCCAACTGCTGA